A stretch of DNA from Alteromonas gilva:
GTTTCTTGCCGACAACTATATCTTAGTTATTGTATTGCGGTGTAAGTTCGACACAATTTCCATCACCTTGCCATTTTTTTGCCATGATTGCCCTGCGGAATAAGTCGCAACGCCGCCGTGTTGGCGCATCGCGTTAATGTGCATGTCCTCATCGAGGGCCTGATCGTGCTTTATTATCCATTACATTGCCCCGATTTAGATAGCGCATTGCCAGAACCCGTTGGTGTAATACGCCTCAGTCAACCACACAATGTTTAACTCCAAAAGGAAATCACCATGCGTAAAACACTTCTTTCTACGGTATTCGCGATGTCATATGTTGCCCACGTTGCTGCAGTATCGGCGGCTGAGCAAAAAACCGGTTATGAACATGCGCCAGAAATAGGCTTAGGCTCCGGTATTGTCATTGGAGCTATTGTGGCTGGTCCGGCAGGCGCTGCGGTGGCCGGGATGATGGGGGCAATGCTCGGCAACGACGTACGCCAGGACAAAGCTCTGGCGGCCAGGGAGCAACGCTTGTCAGCGCAATCACAACTGTTGTCTGAACGCGATCAATCGCTGCTGGCTATGCGCAGTCAATTGCAACAGATGCAGCAAGCCAGACTCACACCGGCATCTGCTAAAGAGGAAACCGTTACACCAGCCATCACGTTACAAAGTAGCGTTCAGTTTCAAACCGGTGCCCATCAAATTGCGCCCGACTACCAGCAGCAACTGGATTTAATCGCCAGGGCACTAAAAGGGTATCCTTCGCTACAGGCACGCTTAACCGGGTATGCTGATCAGCGCGGTGATGCCGCGTATAATCAGGCGCTGTCGATGCAAAGAGCGATCAGTGTAAAACAGTACCTGCTTAATCAGGGAGTAGATAAAAAGCAAGTGCTTACTTTGGCTGTAGGTGAGGAAAAAAGCCGGTATAAGGAATACGAAGGGACATTTTTTGATCGCAAGGTCGTGATTGAGTTAGGCGAGGCCGATGCAACGTTAACAGCCCGTCGTTAAGTCAGGAGGGGCTGCAAAAGTTTAGCTGGCAACGACCTGATTTTTACCTTCCAGTTTTGCATCGTACAGGTTGATATCAGCCTGTTCGATGACTTCATCCAATACATACTGATCAAAATTTTGCACGCTTACCGCCCCGGCACTCAGGGTTACCCGGCCTAGTGACGAGGTTGTATGCGGGATGTTTAAATTAAATACCGCCTGGATAATCTGATTAGCCAACCTGGTTGTATCGGTGAGTGAGGTATTGGGCAGTAAGGCAATAAATTCTTCCCCACCAAAGCGAACCAAAGCATCTCTTGCGCGCCGGCCGAATTTCCTCATTGCATCTGCGACGCGGGCCAGACAGATATCACCTTGCAGGTGGCCATAGGTATCGTTGTACTGCTTAAAGTTGTCCACATCAAATATGATCAGCCCGAGTGGC
This window harbors:
- the pdsO gene encoding sortase-associated OmpA-like protein PdsO, encoding MRKTLLSTVFAMSYVAHVAAVSAAEQKTGYEHAPEIGLGSGIVIGAIVAGPAGAAVAGMMGAMLGNDVRQDKALAAREQRLSAQSQLLSERDQSLLAMRSQLQQMQQARLTPASAKEETVTPAITLQSSVQFQTGAHQIAPDYQQQLDLIARALKGYPSLQARLTGYADQRGDAAYNQALSMQRAISVKQYLLNQGVDKKQVLTLAVGEEKSRYKEYEGTFFDRKVVIELGEADATLTARR